Within uncultured Methanobrevibacter sp., the genomic segment AGTTATTATAAAATAAGCTTATTTAAAAAAAATAACTATTTAAATCAGATAGTTAACAAAAGTACACCCAATTTGCGATTCATCCTCGACTTACAGAAGCCGAGGTATTCTCGCATTTTTAAGATAAACCGTATCCTGAATATCTGGATACATTAAGAAAAGGAATAAGAAAAAACTGGCCTGAAATGGATGATGAGGAAATCGAGGACTATCTCAAAAGCTGCATCAGAGGATAGCTATCCTCCTACTTATTTTTTTCAATCAACTCTTTAAGCTCACGGATTTCAGCTTTAAGCTCATCATTTTCCCTGTGAAGCTTATCCATATCCTCTTTAACCTGTTCAAGTGACTCGTTTATACCTTCATCGTCAATCAGCTTGTCGGTGAGATAGGATGAAATGGCCGCAGTAATGGTTGAAAATACAAATACCCCTACGATGATTAAAGTCAGTGATATGACCTTCTCGCCGAGGGTTACTGGAATGATGTCTCCATACCCTACGGTCGTAAGGGTCACCATTACAAAATAAAAATCATCATATAATCCGTAGGTTGGACCGAACAGCCACAAGAGGAATGTGAATAGCGCAATAGTAAAAAGAATCGCAACTATAATCTTGTCAAGTCTACTTTTCTCAAGAAAATCAGTTATTCCCAGATGGAACCTGCTGAAAAGAACGATTATACGCAAAAACTTCAAAAGCCTGAGATATCTCAAAAGTCCAACGCCAGGTATGACCGCCGGAAGAATCACGTCAAATGGTATCGATGCAATCAGTGACAGCCAATTGCCCCTGTCCTTTAAAAACAAGGATTTCGGACTGGAAAGATAAAAGTTATATGACCATTCGATAAGAAGGATTATACAGACTACAAAGTCAAAAATCATTATCCTCAATGCTAAATCCTCTGCAGGGGAAAATATCATTGCATATGTGATTAGAATGATGTCTATGATAATCAGACCATGCATTCCAAACCATAAGACCATGCGCTTATTAAGTGGCATTCCGAACAAATTCATTTAAAACACTAACTATTATATTAAATTATCAAACTAATAATACTTTTCATGAGTTCAGATATCCTCAAAGAATCTCTGCCTTGTGCAGTTGCAAAGCCTTGTGAATTCATCCAGATCCTCCAGGAAAAGAAATTCACTCTGCGGTGCGACAATTGTGTCATATCCCTCATCCAGTTCAATGGAGCTTTCCTTAAGAAGCCCTAAAGATGAACTGACCACTCTGTCCATTTGAACATGTTCAAAATCATGGAACAGGAACGTAATGTTTAAATCGGTGAACGGATTGATTGAAACGGATGAATATTCACATGAATTGCAATCATATTTTTCACACCATTCCCATTCATGGGGATGGACAACCATCATCAAAAAAATATCAAAATTTGAATTAAAATTTCATCCTTTTAAATCAATTCAACAATCAATTAAAATTACTGTTAAGTGGTTTTACCTTAATATTATCAAAGACATGATTGATTAAATTAGATTGAAATACGGAAACGGATTAAATGAATTATGAAATCCATATGAAAAAATAAAAAAAAGAAGATAAATACAAAATAGTATTTATCTCAATACTTTCGCAGTTCTTTTTACAGTGTGTTACATGGTATTTGACCTTTTTGAGTCATTTAAATCTTTTCAGCATCTATTTGAAGAATTGCAACATTACGAGCATCAGTCAAGGCAAAATACAATTCATCTGCCCTGAAATGCCTTTCGGCTAAAAAATCACAGATTTCCAAAGACTCTCTAAAGTATCCCAAATCATTCAAAATAAGAATCTGTCTTAGCATTTGCCTTTTGGAAATGTCCAATAATCCCTTAAATTTAGCATTAACATCCAGATTCAGTTCATATTCACAGCAGCCCATACCGAAAACGGCATAGTCATTTGCACCAACCTTAGAAGATTCCTTAAAGCACGAATATGCATTTTCAAAATCTTTTAGCCTTAAAAGTGCAGTTGCCTTTTTATTCAGGAGTTTGGAGAGAATCTTATCCTTGAATTTTGACGGATTCATCAGCGCCCTGTCATAGCTTGCAACAGCCTTTTCATATTCTCCCTTTGAAAAAGATTCATCGCCGACATAGATATTTAACTTAAGCTTTGGGAAGTTGTCCCTTTCATTATTGGCCTCTTTTAAAAGGACCTTGTTATATTCAATGTCTTTAAGTGAACCGTCACATTTTATTGCTCGTTTATAGTATCTCAATGACTTTACAAAATGTCTTTGAGCCCTCAAACAAAATGACTTATTCAACAGGCAAAGGCCATATTCGGGATCATAAAACAATACCTCATCGAACTTTTGAATGGCCTTGGAGTATTTTTCAGCTTTAAAAAGAGCAATTCCCTCATCAAGGGCATTCCTTATTTTAATTTCACAGGTGAGATGCTTGAGCATGAACTCCTTATTCAAGTTATCAGTTTCAATTCTTTCAATAAACGGGTCATCCTTACCCATCCAGTTGGTGGATAAATCTCCAATAGAAAATCTTACCTTATCATTCCTGACTTCATATTCTAATTCGCAAGGGACATTGAACTTCATCAGAATTATTTTTAAAAAAAGTGTAATAAATATATTATCTTTCAATCTGACAAATCAGTCCATTGAAGTCACAGTGCCCGCAGTTTATGTGATGTTTTGAGTAGTCATCATCTGATATGCTTTCAACGACACTTGCCAGATACTCCAAAACAAACTCATCCCTTACAAATTCAGTTTCATAGAGTTTACCCTCATCGAGAACATAAAGCATTAGGTTTTCAACATCAACATCCTCCCTTTCCTTAAGGGCCAATGCATAATAGCTTAAAAGCTTCATGTAAAATGAGTGATAGTTTTTCATCTCGTCACGTGTACGGACAAAATGAACCAGGCTCACCGCATCGCCGTCGTTGACTATCAAATCAACCACACCGTTTATGTCATAGCCGTTGACCTCAAGGCTGACTGGATGGGATGTTTTTACAACATCAAAGTTGCGTCCGTACTCCTTCCAGTAATCCGTGAAGTTGTTGAAAAGTTCCTTCAGGTTCTTTTCACCGGATGCGAAGGAATATGACTTGATTACCTCAGACACAAGGTTTTCTATGCTTTGGCTGTCCCAATCTGTCATGAACTTGTCATTGTGCAGGCGATTTACGACAATCCTCAGCTTGGAATCGATGAACTTGTTTATGTTTTTAGGGTTTTTGAACTTGAGATTGCTTTCAAGATTATACCTTAACGGACAGAAGAGATAATCCTCAAGAATGCTTTCAAACTCGATTTGATTGAACATGTTGGTGTCACGAATCATGTGGGAGGTCACCTTTTTCATGTCAAACACATCACTCGGCTCAATTTTAACCAGATCCTTTTCAAATTCCCTGAGCACAACGGGAGTCTTGCTTCCGGTTCTTGGAAGAACTGTGGATAGAATCAAAAGCTCCTCGGCACGGGTGTTTGCAACGTAAACCACCCTTTCCTCCTCACGGTCGAATTCAAACGGCTCCCTGTCCTCGGACATCTTATACTTTAAAAACCTGTTGGGTGTCGGATAGACAGGATAATTGTTAAAGACATGTGCCTTTCTCTGGGCTGAGAACTTGAGAGGGAAACTTCTGTCCTTGATTGAAGCGGTAATCACAACCGGATATTCCAGACCCTTGGCCTTGTGCACGGTCATTATATGGACCTTCTGGGAGTTGTCCTCCTCCTCGTTGATTGGACAGGAGTAATACTTGAGTGAACGGTAGAGATAATTAAATAAGCCCACCAGATCATATTTTCCCATGATGTTTTCATAGTCGGAGATTATCTCTGAAATCAGCGAGAGGTTCAGCGCAGCCTTTTTTGCCTCAAAGTCGCTTCTTGAAAATAGCTCATCAAGAAAACCTGTAATCTTTAAAAGCTCATAGTAAACCTGTAGCGAAGTCATCCTCACTTCCCTTAAGGATGATTTCAGATCATTCAATGCAGTGAAAAAGTCCAGGTCATGCTCGTCGGTTATTCCGATGTGTTTGAGTTCATCTCTTGAGTATGTGCTTAGGTCAACCACCCCGACACGCCTGAAAATCTCCTCCAGCGTATCGTCTGCATAGTCCCGGACAACATCCATTATTGAGGTTGATTTTGCAGATGAATCAAGGGGCTTGAAGTTGTTTTTGATGTTGACTACATTATAGTGGTATTCCCTTTCTATCCTGTCCAGTATGTCCTGGGTCTTCTGGGATAGCTTGAATACCTTAGAGGACTCATAATACGTATCACTGAATGATGAGAGATTAATCCACTGTCCCCCGTCACCGTAATATGCTATTCTTGTAGGGTCAAACGGAAGCATGTACCATAGAAGCGCAAGAACCGCCTTGACCTCATCCTGATAAATCAGATCATCAATACCCTTAAGGTAATATGGAATCTTTTCCTTTTCAAACTCTTCAAGAATGTCTTTTTTGTCCTTATGGCTTCTGAAGAGTATGCACACATCACTGTATTTTGTTATCTTTCCGGAATCCATGAGATTCTTGATAATGAATGCGATTCCACGGTATTCATCATCATCACGCTTGTTTTCAAGCATGTAAACGGGCATTTTGGAATCGTTTGTTGTTGTCAGGTCCTTAGGATTAGCACGCTTATCCCTTATGAAACTCTCATTGAAGCTGACAATGTCTGAAGTGGAGCGGTAATTGTTAACGAGAACCTTGTTTTCAAACTCGTCGCTTCTTGAATAGTCATTGAAGAACTTCGGATTTGCTGCCCTGAAGGAGTATATGCTCTGGTCCGCATCGCCGACAACGGTGAATGTATCCGATTTAGCCCTCAGGTGTTCAAATATCTGCATCTGAATGGCATCGGTGTCCTGAAACTCATCAATCAGGATGTTTGTGTACTGGACCCTTCTTAGATTGTCCTCATCGGATAGAATCTCCAAGGCCTTTACAAGCAGATAGTTCTGGTCACAGACATGCTCATCCTCCATAAGATTTATCCAGTCACGATAGGATTTTGCAATCTGAAGATATCTTGCCTTGTAAACATCACACCTGAAGTGCAGTGCCTTGATTTCCTTTTTAGAAGGGTACTGGATTTCATTGTGGGTTTTGTAGTATTCCTCAATATAGTCCAGATATTCCTGTGAAGGTTGATACTTTGACTCAATATATTCGATTAAGGCATCTGAGTCCACTTCAAAGAGTGCATATTCCTCATACTTCTTAAGGACCTGGCCGGATTCATAGTTTCTTAAAAATGCAGGTCCTGTAAAGCCCAGATCCTTTCTGTGCTTGTTGAAAAAGAGATTCCTTTCAGACTCCCTTTTAAGAAGATTGTATGGAATGTCACAGAAATCGGCAAGAATTGACCTGCAGAAACTGTGGATAGTACTTATCCTCATCTGATTGATGACATTAAGCTCAAGCTTGGTGTCCTTTTTAAAACGTTCACGAAGCTCCTCAGCGGCCTTGTTTGTAAATGTAATCACCAGTATCGATTCAGGTTCGGCACCGTTTTCTATAAGATACAATACCCGTTCGATGATTACACGGGTTTTACCTGCACCTGGACCCGCATTGATTACCAAAGGCTTTCCTATGTATTCAACAGCGCTCTTTTGATAATCGTCAAGTTTCACTTCAGGAGGAATTTCACGGATGATGCATCTG encodes:
- a CDS encoding ion transporter, producing the protein MNLFGMPLNKRMVLWFGMHGLIIIDIILITYAMIFSPAEDLALRIMIFDFVVCIILLIEWSYNFYLSSPKSLFLKDRGNWLSLIASIPFDVILPAVIPGVGLLRYLRLLKFLRIIVLFSRFHLGITDFLEKSRLDKIIVAILFTIALFTFLLWLFGPTYGLYDDFYFVMVTLTTVGYGDIIPVTLGEKVISLTLIIVGVFVFSTITAAISSYLTDKLIDDEGINESLEQVKEDMDKLHRENDELKAEIRELKELIEKNK
- a CDS encoding tetratricopeptide repeat protein; the protein is MKFNVPCELEYEVRNDKVRFSIGDLSTNWMGKDDPFIERIETDNLNKEFMLKHLTCEIKIRNALDEGIALFKAEKYSKAIQKFDEVLFYDPEYGLCLLNKSFCLRAQRHFVKSLRYYKRAIKCDGSLKDIEYNKVLLKEANNERDNFPKLKLNIYVGDESFSKGEYEKAVASYDRALMNPSKFKDKILSKLLNKKATALLRLKDFENAYSCFKESSKVGANDYAVFGMGCCEYELNLDVNAKFKGLLDISKRQMLRQILILNDLGYFRESLEICDFLAERHFRADELYFALTDARNVAILQIDAEKI
- a CDS encoding ATP-dependent DNA helicase, with the translated sequence MKTKFKDLYGLCSLMEKLIVLKKYNLAMATAKAILDLFCRQVQKELVFTIDVFNDVSLEVSLMDIESVHKILFDYIYQDYFVAIEEFLQVDYEFDFTFLGHNPKITNEDIYLLADNLQVNSVMPSLFGLDGDELVLIDDLDSENKQRVLDVVEENLNRFIHDYILTLNLFDSEGNPISRPLNFEAVRKADRCIIREIPPEVKLDDYQKSAVEYIGKPLVINAGPGAGKTRVIIERVLYLIENGAEPESILVITFTNKAAEELRERFKKDTKLELNVINQMRISTIHSFCRSILADFCDIPYNLLKRESERNLFFNKHRKDLGFTGPAFLRNYESGQVLKKYEEYALFEVDSDALIEYIESKYQPSQEYLDYIEEYYKTHNEIQYPSKKEIKALHFRCDVYKARYLQIAKSYRDWINLMEDEHVCDQNYLLVKALEILSDEDNLRRVQYTNILIDEFQDTDAIQMQIFEHLRAKSDTFTVVGDADQSIYSFRAANPKFFNDYSRSDEFENKVLVNNYRSTSDIVSFNESFIRDKRANPKDLTTTNDSKMPVYMLENKRDDDEYRGIAFIIKNLMDSGKITKYSDVCILFRSHKDKKDILEEFEKEKIPYYLKGIDDLIYQDEVKAVLALLWYMLPFDPTRIAYYGDGGQWINLSSFSDTYYESSKVFKLSQKTQDILDRIEREYHYNVVNIKNNFKPLDSSAKSTSIMDVVRDYADDTLEEIFRRVGVVDLSTYSRDELKHIGITDEHDLDFFTALNDLKSSLREVRMTSLQVYYELLKITGFLDELFSRSDFEAKKAALNLSLISEIISDYENIMGKYDLVGLFNYLYRSLKYYSCPINEEEDNSQKVHIMTVHKAKGLEYPVVITASIKDRSFPLKFSAQRKAHVFNNYPVYPTPNRFLKYKMSEDREPFEFDREEERVVYVANTRAEELLILSTVLPRTGSKTPVVLREFEKDLVKIEPSDVFDMKKVTSHMIRDTNMFNQIEFESILEDYLFCPLRYNLESNLKFKNPKNINKFIDSKLRIVVNRLHNDKFMTDWDSQSIENLVSEVIKSYSFASGEKNLKELFNNFTDYWKEYGRNFDVVKTSHPVSLEVNGYDINGVVDLIVNDGDAVSLVHFVRTRDEMKNYHSFYMKLLSYYALALKEREDVDVENLMLYVLDEGKLYETEFVRDEFVLEYLASVVESISDDDYSKHHINCGHCDFNGLICQIER